AACGTTCTCGGTAAGGGTAACGATTATCCCAATGTCTGTTGCGCCAATAACCCCAGCGCCAAGGGTCGTTCCCCCAATAACCGTGGCGCCACCCATTGTGACGCCATGGGTCATAGTAACCATTACTCCAGCCGATACCTATGCTCGGGCCGCGATAATTATTCCAACCCGCACCCCAGCGCCAGCCGTCATTATGGTTAACTTGTGATACGCCATTCACGCTCGTCATTACTACAGTATTACTTGCCTCTAATCCAAGGGGTAAACAAGCAAACCAGGCGCCAGCGAGCAAGGTGTTCAAGCGTAAAATAGAGTTTATTCGATAGTGAGAGAGCAACATCTTTCCCTCCAATTAAGTCATAGCTAATAGACCATACATTTCATCTTACTCCTTTCCCCCGCCTTGTCGATATGAACTCATCAGTCAGAATAACGAATATCACAAGCGTGACTCAGATCAAATGCCTTAACCCACTTAGTTAAAGATGCTATAGTGCGCCCCATCAGGGACTTTATATTGGATATTGAATCATGAGCTTTAAAGATTTACGTAGCTTCATCAAACACCTAGAAAAAGAAGGTGAATTGAAGCGCATAAGTCACCCTGTCGATCCTCATTTAGAAATGACTGAGATTTGCGATCGCGTCCTACGCGCAGGCGGTCCTGCCATCTTATTCGAAAATCCGACTAACAACTCAACTCCCGTGCTAGCTAACCTATTTGGTACTCCAAAACGGGTGGCGATGGCATTAGGAAAAGACGACCCGTTAGCACTTCAAGACGTTGGTGAGTTACTGGCATTTTTAAAAGAGCCTGAGCCACCTAGGGGCTTTAAAGACGCAATTTCAAAAATCCCTATGTTCAAGCAAGCGCTGAACATGCCACCAAAAACCGTGCGTAACCCAGCGTGCCAAGAAATTGTATTAACAGGCGATGACGTTGATTTAACCCAGTTGCCTATTCAGCATTGTTGGCCGGGTGACGCTGCTCCGCTAGTTACCTGGGGATTAACCATTACTAAAGGCCCAAGACAAAAGCGCCAAAACTTGGGTATTTATCGCCAGCAACTGCTAGGCAAAAATAAGCTGATTATGCGCTGGCTCGATCACCGAGGCGGCGCGCTCGACTTTAAAGACTTCAAAGAAAAGCACCCTGGGGAGCGGTACCCAGTTGTTGTTGCTCTCGGTAGCGATCCTGTGACCATCCTTGGCGCGGTGACACCTGTACCAGATGCCATGAGTGAATACGCCTTTGCAGGTCTACTACGCGGCGAGCGCACAGAAGTGTGCAAAGCAATAAGCTGTGACCTAGAGGTCCCTGCAACCAGCGAGATGATTTTAGAAGGCTACATAGAGCCAGATGAAATGGCCGAAGAAGGCCCTTATGGCGACCACACAGGTTACTATAATGAAACTGACTCATTTCCAGTATTTACCGTTACGCATGTTACCAAGCGCCGCGACGCTATCTATCACAGCACCTATACCGGCCGTCCACCCGATGAGCCTGCCATGCTTGGTGTGGCGCTAAACGAAGTGTTTGTGCCAATCTTGCGTAAGCAATACCCTGAAATTATTGACTTCTACCTTCCACCGGAGGGATGCAGTTACCGCATGGCGGTGATCTCCATTCGCAAGCAGTATCCTGGTCATGCCAAGCGTGTAATGATGGGCGCCTGGTCGTTCCTACGTCAATTTATGTACACCAAGTTCATTATCATTGTGGATGAAGACGTGAATTGTCGTGACTGGAACGATGTAATTTGGGCGATCACCACCCGTATGGATCCAACTCGCGATACCGTGATGGTAGATAATACCCCTATCGACTACCTTGACTTTGCCTCACCGGTGGCTGGTCTAGGATCAAAAATGGGGCTTGATGCCACCAATAAATGGCCTGGCGAAACAGACCGTGAATGGGGTACTCCCATTGTGATGGACCAGGATATCAAAGATAAAGTTGATGCAATGTGGTCTGATTTAGGGCTGGATAACTAATACCATCATCAACCTACAAATACGCCAATAAAGGCAGATAGAAAAAACCTTCATAGAAAGGGTCTAAAGGAAATTAGATGAACACCATTCGTTGTAAAATCAATCAGGTCGCAGAGTTTAACGAAGCGGTTTACCAGGTTACCTTAACGCCAGAACAGCACTTTGACTTTAAAGCGGGTCAATATTTATGTGTAGTGATGGGTGAAAAAGACAAACGCCCTTTTTCAATTGCTTCAGCGCCAACTAACACAACGATTGAGCTTCACATTGGCGCCGCGGTATCTGAGAGCTACCCAATGCAAGTGGTTGAACGCTTAAAGTCACAAGACTATATCGACATCGAAGCGCCAGCAGGCGATGCCTACCTCCGCCACGAAAGCGAGCGCCCACGCCTTCTTGTTGCCGGCGGGACCGGCTTCTCTTACATCAAGAGCATTGTTGAAGACCAAATCCAGCGTGAGCAAACCATTCCAACAACCCTTTACTGGGGCTGTCGCAATGAAGATGCCATGTACTATCAGGAAATAGCTCGCCAGTGGCACCAAGAGCAAGACTGGTTAACCTTTGTTCCGGTTGTAGAACATGCAACTGAGACTTGGGATGGCAAAACGGCTAACCTTCTTGAGCAAATCAAAATTGATTTTAACGACTTAACTGACTTTGATATTTACATTGCCGGCCGCTTTGACATGGTAGGCGCCGCCAGAGAAGTATTTAGAGAGGTCGGTGTAGACGAAGCACATCTATACGGCGACGCTTTCGCGTTTATTAAATAAACGGGCAACAATTAACAACTTAGTCAAGCTATTCAAAACCGGCTATAAGCCAACTTTGAATAGCTTTTTTGATTTCGAACTAGACTTACTCTTTTAGAGTATTGAGCTGATTCAATTTTATTTCTGCATGTTGAGTAACTACACCGCTGGGCCAGTGAACATGAGCTACGACATCGGTATAGCTCTGCAATCCAAAGTGGAGTGGGCTACAGCCTCTTGAGCGAAAGCCGCCTTGTGAACCGTAATACTGCTGGGACGATAACAACTGCCCATCTTTTCTATAAAGCTCGACTCTAGCCCCAAACCCCATACGATTACTTGCAGCGCCCTCAAGTGACAAACTGACCCAAGCATTATCTGTCTCAGTGGTATTTTTCCAAAGAATGTGACCATCCAGTCTATCCGTTGCAAAGTCGAGCAATCCGTCACCATTAAAATCAGCTAAACTTGCATCGCCATTGGTGTCGGTATTAATGTAAGGACCTAACGTAGACTCTATTTGATTGAAGCGACCTTGCCCTGCATTCTTGAACAAATAGATATCGTCCGCTTTGTTAATAACAATGTCTACCAAGCCATCGTTATCCAAGTCCGCAAAAGCAGTACCCATTACATTTGTTTTGACACCGTTAGTCCAACCATGAGACTGGCTAGCTAAGCTAAAGCCACCACCTTCATTTATATACAAATAGACTGCACCTGCTAAGCTACTAATTAACAGGTCTGGATAACCATTATTGGTTACATCAGCCCAGTTAACCGAGTAGCCCTGAGCGCTCTCTGGAACCAAATCAATAAGCTGATGCTGTGAATAGCGACCTTCACCTTGACCAAGTAACAAGTTAAAAGGTAATCCTGTTGCAACGTCAGGAATACCGTCAAGATTGACATCTTGCCAACTTACACGCGCACCAATTTGCTCAAGTTCTGGATAGTCATCAGACGGAATAAACGTACCATTGCCAATATTAATTTGAACCTCGTTGATAGTGTCGTAGTTGGCGATATATAAGTCGAGCAAGCCATCATTGTTTAAATCAATCCAAGATGCCGTTCGCCCTCGCCCTTTCGGGTTTATAACAGATCTCTCAGAAACGTCGATAAAGCTAAAATCACCGTTCCCCTGCAACAATTCGTCATACTTTAAACCTATCGTATCTCCCTTATTAGCCCCATGAGTGATAAATAAGTCGATAAACCCATCATTATTGAAATCACCACAAACAGCCCCATGACGATCGTTCTGACTTGGATAAATCCAATCTGATTGCCTAAGCCCCGAGTTTGCTATGTGATCTTCATATTTCCCTTGAGAATTGCTTTTTAACAATTGTGGGAACTTAGCATGATTCATAAATATCAACTCAGGAGTTTGAGCGTTAGTAAAATGCCCCCACAAAACACCATAATCTCCTAACCGATCATGGTTAGGTAAATGATGGGAAACATCAGTAAAAGAAATTTTGGCATCTATTGGTTTAGGTAGGCTGGTTTCGTTTGAGTCGGAGCCACAACCCGACACGGCAAGTAAAGCCAAAGTAAGTATTTTAAATCGAAAAGCCACACCCATAGTCACCCCAAATTACTACCGTAACCAAATGAAATTAATAAAAATGATAACTTAAACTTCTCTTATTACTTGTAAAGCTATTTCACCTTTTTTGAATTAAGGTACTTTGTTTTATACGCCTCAATAAACTTAGGTCTAGATGCATATATGGAATAACATTGATGAACAAAATTGGGAATATCGACTTCCTGTTGCAAATGCGTAGTTTTACCATATTTTTGATTCAAGCCAAGCATAGGGTTTGCTCGCATGACTAAATTATTTAAGACTTCTCGATTCACAAAGCGACGGTTATACTTAATCTTGAGGTGCTCTAGAATACGCCCTACCTGAATATTCAATAGTTTGGAACTAGGGTGATTAAATGTATGGAAGAGCATCTCCCCATCCTGAACCCCTTGCTCAATAACATCAGTCATTTTTATATCGACCTCTTGCTCCCTATTTCTAAGCTCAGCAATTGACCGCTCACCTACAGAAAAATAACTTTGGCGATTAAACTCGATATCAAAGTAACGTTCAATTGCTTGACGCTCTGAGCCACCTTCAATGAAAGTTTCGATCACGGTTCGATTATGGTAGTCACCAACTGGACTCTTTAATCTCACGCCATTCAAAACAGGGAAGTAGCACCAATCAGGATGATAACCTTCGTAAAACAAATTGAGATACCTAACTGTCTTGTTGCCGTATCGAGACAATATTTCTTTAGTGTTAATACCTTCAAATTTATCATCAACATTTTGAGTAATGATGAAATCAACCTCGTCCAATGACTTATACAAACTGTCATCATGGTTCTTGTAAAGGTGAGCAGAAATAACTTGCCTAGCCACTAGGCTTTCAGCTCTCTCTTGGATAAAGTTTGCAACAACTGTTGCTTGACAATTCCCAATGATGACAAAGGTCTTTAAATTGAGCTTTTCTTTGAGTTCTTGATAATTTTTACGTATTAATGACCCATTAGGACGATGAGATAAAGCCACGGAAAAGAGTTTAAATGCCATTTTAGGATTGCGCCGCCTTAAGAAGTTAGCAGCATCTCTTATATCATCGATTTCCCTTTCATTCATACTCTACTCCATTGCAGGTGATTGACTTGTTCTCTGAGGGACAAAACCGACCCAAAAGTCCATAAATTATTCAAATTATTATTTTTTACTCAAAACACGTTTCAAAAAGCGGTTAAAAAAAACAAACAGGTTTTTGGTAGCGTCCCCACTGCCAGATCGCGGCTGCTCAATGTTTACAGCTAAAGTCAATTTACCAGCCTTGAGCGCACAGTCATACGTTGATAGTTTCTGATTTATTAACTCGCCATAAGGACGATACTTGTGAGCAAGCGTCATCAACCTCAGACTAAGCCTTAAATCTGATGACTCAAGAGCAATAGCTGCATCTCGCAACAACTCAACATTTCTATCTTGAACAGCCTTAGATTCGTCAAAAATGCCATCGCTTAACTTAATTAGAACATGCCTAATCGCAGCGTCAGCTGTATCTTCATTCCACATATCTTCATTGCGCTTAGGGTATCGACTAAAGTCCTCGTCAAACCCCTGAATACCATTTAAATACTTATCGAACAGTTGTTGATTTGAATACTTGAATTGTTCGTAAAAAAGACGCATTTGCTCTGCACTTGCTTTCGACGGAGCTGAAGGAGGGGCTCCTTTCAATAGGACAGGCTTGAGATGATGTAACTTAAGTTGATTAATAATGTGACCAAGCTTGACCTCGACAATTCCCGCCGACTCATTTGCTCTAATCACTTCAGATGGCGCTACATTCACACCGACCAAACTAGCAAAATCTAAAACTACATCTCCATCAACTAGCTTGCTACGCTGGAATATTCGTACGGTAACATTGAAGAATTGCCCCCACTTTTCTGCAATATCAAAGTAATTCAATTCAACCGCAGAAAATGTTGGAATGGCGCCTTGACCTCCTCGTGACAAGCCATCACCGTGTTTCGCAACTTGCTGATAACGCGACACTTCAAACTCATCTTGCCTTCTGAAGTAAATAATTACTTCAACATCAAAATCTGTACTAATGCTCTCGTGAAGCGCTTTAACAGCAGCAGCATCGGCAAGGTAGCTCCACTCACTTGAGTAGATTATTTTTTTATACTCCCTTCCCGCCTCCAACCTAGCCTTAAACTCATCTGGATTATCAAATATCTTCGCACCATTTTCAGAATCAGAGAAAAAATAAAAGTCCCCTCGCACCTTGCTAAGCGTACGTTGAATAGAAGTCGAACCAGTCTTTCCT
This DNA window, taken from Shewanella maritima, encodes the following:
- the fre gene encoding NAD(P)H-flavin reductase, with the protein product MNTIRCKINQVAEFNEAVYQVTLTPEQHFDFKAGQYLCVVMGEKDKRPFSIASAPTNTTIELHIGAAVSESYPMQVVERLKSQDYIDIEAPAGDAYLRHESERPRLLVAGGTGFSYIKSIVEDQIQREQTIPTTLYWGCRNEDAMYYQEIARQWHQEQDWLTFVPVVEHATETWDGKTANLLEQIKIDFNDLTDFDIYIAGRFDMVGAAREVFREVGVDEAHLYGDAFAFIK
- the ubiD gene encoding 4-hydroxy-3-polyprenylbenzoate decarboxylase is translated as MSFKDLRSFIKHLEKEGELKRISHPVDPHLEMTEICDRVLRAGGPAILFENPTNNSTPVLANLFGTPKRVAMALGKDDPLALQDVGELLAFLKEPEPPRGFKDAISKIPMFKQALNMPPKTVRNPACQEIVLTGDDVDLTQLPIQHCWPGDAAPLVTWGLTITKGPRQKRQNLGIYRQQLLGKNKLIMRWLDHRGGALDFKDFKEKHPGERYPVVVALGSDPVTILGAVTPVPDAMSEYAFAGLLRGERTEVCKAISCDLEVPATSEMILEGYIEPDEMAEEGPYGDHTGYYNETDSFPVFTVTHVTKRRDAIYHSTYTGRPPDEPAMLGVALNEVFVPILRKQYPEIIDFYLPPEGCSYRMAVISIRKQYPGHAKRVMMGAWSFLRQFMYTKFIIIVDEDVNCRDWNDVIWAITTRMDPTRDTVMVDNTPIDYLDFASPVAGLGSKMGLDATNKWPGETDREWGTPIVMDQDIKDKVDAMWSDLGLDN
- a CDS encoding WcbI family polysaccharide biosynthesis putative acetyltransferase; the encoded protein is MNEREIDDIRDAANFLRRRNPKMAFKLFSVALSHRPNGSLIRKNYQELKEKLNLKTFVIIGNCQATVVANFIQERAESLVARQVISAHLYKNHDDSLYKSLDEVDFIITQNVDDKFEGINTKEILSRYGNKTVRYLNLFYEGYHPDWCYFPVLNGVRLKSPVGDYHNRTVIETFIEGGSERQAIERYFDIEFNRQSYFSVGERSIAELRNREQEVDIKMTDVIEQGVQDGEMLFHTFNHPSSKLLNIQVGRILEHLKIKYNRRFVNREVLNNLVMRANPMLGLNQKYGKTTHLQQEVDIPNFVHQCYSIYASRPKFIEAYKTKYLNSKKVK
- a CDS encoding CRTAC1 family protein, whose translation is MGVAFRFKILTLALLAVSGCGSDSNETSLPKPIDAKISFTDVSHHLPNHDRLGDYGVLWGHFTNAQTPELIFMNHAKFPQLLKSNSQGKYEDHIANSGLRQSDWIYPSQNDRHGAVCGDFNNDGFIDLFITHGANKGDTIGLKYDELLQGNGDFSFIDVSERSVINPKGRGRTASWIDLNNDGLLDLYIANYDTINEVQINIGNGTFIPSDDYPELEQIGARVSWQDVNLDGIPDVATGLPFNLLLGQGEGRYSQHQLIDLVPESAQGYSVNWADVTNNGYPDLLISSLAGAVYLYINEGGGFSLASQSHGWTNGVKTNVMGTAFADLDNDGLVDIVINKADDIYLFKNAGQGRFNQIESTLGPYINTDTNGDASLADFNGDGLLDFATDRLDGHILWKNTTETDNAWVSLSLEGAASNRMGFGARVELYRKDGQLLSSQQYYGSQGGFRSRGCSPLHFGLQSYTDVVAHVHWPSGVVTQHAEIKLNQLNTLKE